The proteins below come from a single Streptococcus hyointestinalis genomic window:
- a CDS encoding DegV family protein, producing the protein MKLAIITDNTAVLPQEVADREDIFVLDIPVTIEEKSYVEGKNLTISDFYAKMAASKDLPKTSQPSLADLEEALSQIESAGFTHVIGLFLSSGISGFWQNIQFLTDDYDKLTIAFPDSRITSYPLGRMVTNCLRLAEDGVAFETILEKLAYQIDKTQAYIMVDDLNHLVKGGRLSNGAAILGNLLSIKPILYFNDEGKILVYEKVRTEKKAMKRMLAILEETTSAGACDYDIFIIEGHAADKAERLRDTMTDEGYQGIDLVSFGSVIATHLGEGAICFGVTPKI; encoded by the coding sequence ATGAAATTAGCTATAATTACTGATAATACAGCTGTACTACCGCAAGAAGTTGCAGACCGAGAGGATATTTTTGTCCTTGATATTCCGGTCACTATCGAAGAGAAGTCTTATGTCGAAGGGAAAAATCTGACCATTAGTGACTTTTACGCTAAGATGGCAGCCTCAAAGGACCTTCCAAAGACAAGCCAACCTAGCCTTGCAGATCTAGAAGAAGCTCTAAGCCAGATTGAAAGTGCTGGCTTTACCCATGTTATCGGGCTCTTTTTGTCATCAGGGATTTCAGGCTTTTGGCAAAATATCCAGTTTTTGACAGATGACTATGACAAGCTGACTATAGCCTTTCCAGATAGCCGTATCACTTCTTACCCGCTAGGACGCATGGTAACTAATTGCCTGCGCTTAGCTGAGGATGGCGTTGCTTTTGAGACGATTCTTGAAAAACTTGCTTACCAGATTGACAAGACGCAAGCCTACATCATGGTGGATGATTTGAACCACTTGGTTAAGGGTGGACGTTTGTCAAATGGCGCTGCTATTTTGGGAAATCTTCTCAGTATCAAGCCGATTTTGTATTTCAATGACGAGGGGAAAATCCTTGTTTATGAGAAAGTCCGCACTGAAAAGAAAGCGATGAAGCGCATGCTAGCGATTTTAGAGGAGACGACATCGGCTGGTGCTTGTGACTATGATATTTTCATCATCGAAGGGCATGCGGCGGATAAGGCGGAGCGTTTGCGAGATACGATGACTGATGAAGGTTACCAAGGCATTGACCTTGTTAGCTTTGGCAGTGTTATCGCTACACACCTTGGTGAGGGAGCAATCTGCTTTGGCGTGACACCAAAAATTTAA
- a CDS encoding GNAT family N-acetyltransferase: MTKKTACWQRDGFTLRSFRKGEAEKYYQDCFTKTCEEVDYLTGTTQTFSRDDIIRYHNRVVSSSERFDFILVAPDGRFIGEAVVNEVDTLDQSANFRIVIFDKAYWNQGLGSWMTTSVCDFVFGTVGLHRLELEVYSFNPRAQAAYEKAGFKLEGRKRESIKTKNGYADTLIMALLDKEWKALKSNKKAFYEEVS, from the coding sequence ATGACTAAAAAGACTGCCTGTTGGCAGCGTGATGGTTTCACGCTTCGTTCTTTTAGGAAAGGTGAAGCTGAGAAGTACTATCAAGATTGCTTTACCAAAACTTGCGAAGAAGTGGATTATCTGACGGGAACGACACAGACTTTTAGTCGAGATGATATTATCCGCTATCACAACCGTGTTGTCTCAAGCTCAGAGCGTTTTGACTTTATCCTTGTAGCACCTGATGGCAGATTCATCGGTGAAGCTGTGGTGAATGAGGTAGATACGCTTGACCAATCGGCAAACTTTCGTATCGTGATTTTTGATAAAGCATACTGGAATCAAGGACTGGGCAGTTGGATGACGACATCTGTCTGTGATTTTGTCTTTGGTACAGTTGGTCTTCACCGCTTGGAGTTAGAGGTTTATTCTTTTAATCCCAGAGCGCAGGCTGCCTATGAAAAAGCTGGTTTTAAGCTCGAGGGGCGTAAGCGTGAGAGTATCAAGACAAAGAATGGCTACGCTGATACGCTCATCATGGCACTTTTAGATAAAGAGTGGAAAGCCCTCAAAAGTAACAAAAAAGCTTTCTACGAAGAGGTCAGTTAA
- a CDS encoding ABC transporter ATP-binding protein, with amino-acid sequence MKQRSVFLRLWDYLKHYKGALFLAVFLKILSAVMSVLEPFVIGLAITEITNNLLDMARGVQGAHINVPYVGMILIIYFIRGFLFEVGSYGSNYFMTNVVQNSVRDLRRNLSHKINSIPVSYFDKHQFGDMLGRFTSDVETVSNALQQSFLKVIEAVLTIILVLCMVFYLNAKLALVFVVSVPLTYFVSQYILKKSQPYFKRQANLVGDLNGFVQEKLTGFNVIKLYGREEASTKDFQAITDELREVGFRASFTSGIMMPVLNAINDSVYLIVALFGGLQVLAGKLTVGNMQAFVQYVWQISQPIQTITQLAGVIQSAKSSLERIFEVLDEESEVSEVTEHLEHDLSGRVSFEHVDFQYVADKPLIRDFNLEVNPGEMVAIVGPTGAGKTTLINLLMRFYDVTNGSIKVDGHDIRHLSRQEYRKQFGMVLQDAWLYEDTIKENLRFGNLDATDNEIVEAALAANVDHFIRTLPGGYNMEMNQESSNVSLGQKQLLTIARALLADPKILILDEATSSVDTRLELLIQKAMSKLMEGRTSFVIAHRLSTIQEADKILVLKDGQIIEQGTHQSLLADKGFYYDLYNSQFANQKD; translated from the coding sequence ATGAAACAAAGAAGTGTCTTTTTGCGCTTGTGGGACTATCTCAAGCATTACAAGGGAGCTTTGTTCCTTGCTGTTTTCTTGAAAATTCTCAGCGCTGTCATGAGTGTGCTCGAGCCCTTTGTCATCGGTCTAGCCATCACCGAGATTACCAACAATCTCCTTGATATGGCAAGAGGTGTCCAAGGTGCCCATATCAATGTGCCCTATGTCGGCATGATACTGATTATCTACTTTATCCGGGGCTTTCTTTTTGAGGTTGGCTCATACGGGTCTAACTACTTTATGACCAATGTCGTGCAAAACAGCGTGCGTGATTTGCGTCGTAACCTCAGCCATAAAATCAACAGCATTCCAGTCTCTTACTTTGACAAACACCAGTTTGGAGACATGCTTGGGCGCTTTACCAGTGACGTTGAAACCGTCTCAAATGCCCTCCAGCAGAGCTTTCTCAAAGTCATCGAGGCTGTACTCACTATCATCCTTGTCTTGTGCATGGTCTTTTATCTCAATGCCAAGCTAGCTTTGGTCTTTGTTGTGAGTGTACCACTGACTTATTTTGTCTCTCAGTATATTCTGAAAAAATCACAACCTTACTTCAAGCGCCAAGCCAATCTTGTCGGAGACTTGAACGGCTTTGTTCAAGAAAAACTAACAGGATTTAACGTCATCAAACTCTACGGACGTGAAGAAGCCTCAACCAAGGACTTCCAAGCAATCACGGATGAACTGCGTGAGGTCGGCTTTAGAGCCAGCTTCACCTCTGGTATCATGATGCCAGTGTTAAATGCTATCAATGATTCTGTCTATCTCATCGTAGCGCTTTTTGGTGGTTTGCAAGTACTAGCAGGAAAACTCACTGTCGGTAACATGCAAGCCTTTGTCCAGTACGTTTGGCAAATCAGCCAGCCTATCCAAACCATCACCCAGTTAGCTGGTGTCATCCAAAGTGCCAAGTCCTCTCTTGAGCGTATCTTTGAGGTGCTGGACGAAGAGTCAGAAGTTTCAGAGGTTACAGAGCACTTAGAGCATGACCTTAGCGGTCGTGTCAGCTTTGAGCATGTGGACTTTCAGTATGTCGCTGATAAACCTCTTATCCGTGACTTTAACCTTGAGGTCAATCCTGGTGAGATGGTCGCTATTGTAGGACCTACCGGAGCTGGTAAGACCACCTTGATTAACCTTTTGATGCGCTTTTATGATGTGACAAATGGCTCTATCAAAGTAGACGGGCACGACATTCGTCACCTGTCTCGTCAGGAATACCGCAAGCAGTTCGGTATGGTCTTACAAGACGCTTGGCTCTACGAGGATACCATTAAGGAAAATCTGCGCTTTGGTAATCTCGACGCCACAGACAATGAAATCGTAGAAGCAGCCCTAGCAGCAAACGTCGACCACTTTATCCGCACGCTACCTGGTGGCTACAACATGGAGATGAACCAAGAGTCTAGCAATGTCTCTCTCGGTCAAAAACAACTCCTTACCATTGCACGGGCCCTACTAGCAGATCCTAAGATTCTCATCTTGGACGAGGCAACGTCATCGGTGGACACACGTCTTGAGCTTCTCATTCAAAAAGCCATGAGTAAACTCATGGAAGGACGCACTAGCTTTGTCATTGCCCACCGTCTATCAACCATCCAAGAAGCTGATAAAATCCTCGTCCTAAAAGACGGGCAAATCATCGAGCAAGGCACTCACCAAAGCCTACTAGCGGATAAAGGTTTCTACTACGACCTCTATAATAGCCAGTTTGCTAATCAAAAGGACTAA
- a CDS encoding CCA tRNA nucleotidyltransferase yields MKLTHLPSEFQKALPILQKIRSAGYEAYFVGGSVRDALLNRPIHDVDIATSSYPEETKRIFKRTVDIGIEHGTVLVLEEDGEYEITTFRTEDVYVDYRRPSQVNFVRSLDEDLKRRDFTVNAFALAPDGEIVDHFGGLDDLEHKILRAVGEPKERFNEDALRILRGLRFLASLDFELEEETFSAMKSHAHLLEKISIERSFIELDKLLVAPFWKKGLRAFVDCEAYRYLPQLENQAPALLAMTEEMADTAFDSSTQAWAALLLEMKCQNPKGFLKAWKTSSQFQKEVTAIMAIYELRLGQSADRRLLYHYGKDLVCLAERLREAKGLAVDYESIDTIYKALPIYDKHEIVVNGADLIKQLGLTPGPSLGEHLSAVELAIVDGDLANDRSAILEFVRRRQDE; encoded by the coding sequence ATGAAATTAACACACTTGCCTTCTGAATTTCAGAAGGCTTTGCCCATATTGCAGAAAATTCGCTCAGCTGGCTATGAGGCTTACTTTGTTGGCGGAAGTGTCCGTGACGCACTCTTAAATCGTCCTATCCATGATGTTGATATTGCAACCAGTTCTTATCCCGAGGAGACCAAGCGGATTTTTAAGCGGACGGTTGATATCGGCATTGAGCACGGGACTGTTTTGGTACTTGAGGAGGATGGTGAATATGAGATTACGACCTTCAGGACAGAAGATGTCTACGTGGACTACAGGCGCCCGAGTCAAGTAAACTTTGTGCGCTCCCTCGATGAGGATTTGAAGCGCCGTGATTTTACAGTCAATGCTTTTGCTCTAGCGCCAGACGGTGAGATTGTTGACCACTTTGGCGGACTTGATGACCTTGAGCATAAAATCCTGCGTGCTGTTGGTGAGCCAAAAGAGCGCTTCAATGAGGACGCACTCAGGATTTTGCGTGGTCTGCGCTTCTTAGCTAGCCTTGACTTTGAGCTTGAAGAGGAGACTTTTTCTGCCATGAAGAGCCATGCTCACCTTTTGGAAAAAATTTCGATTGAGCGCTCCTTTATCGAGTTGGATAAGCTGCTTGTAGCTCCATTTTGGAAAAAAGGTTTGCGTGCCTTTGTTGATTGTGAGGCTTATCGTTATCTGCCACAGTTAGAAAATCAAGCGCCAGCTTTACTGGCTATGACTGAGGAGATGGCAGACACAGCCTTTGACAGCTCTACCCAAGCTTGGGCAGCTTTGCTATTAGAGATGAAGTGTCAAAATCCTAAAGGCTTTTTGAAGGCGTGGAAAACCTCTAGTCAGTTTCAAAAGGAAGTAACTGCCATCATGGCAATCTATGAACTTCGACTCGGACAATCTGCTGATAGGCGCTTACTTTACCACTATGGCAAGGACTTGGTATGTCTTGCAGAGCGCCTGCGTGAGGCAAAAGGGTTAGCGGTGGATTACGAAAGTATTGACACTATTTATAAAGCTTTGCCTATCTACGATAAGCACGAGATTGTGGTCAATGGTGCCGATTTGATAAAGCAACTTGGTTTGACACCAGGACCTAGCTTAGGGGAGCATTTGTCAGCTGTGGAGCTTGCTATTGTAGACGGTGACTTGGCAAATGACAGGTCTGCTATTTTAGAGTTTGTGAGAAGGAGACAAGATGAGTGA
- a CDS encoding ABC transporter ATP-binding protein produces MGYIWSYIKKYPKWLFLDLLGALLFVVVNLGMPTMLARMIDQGVTKGDAKAIYFWAGMMAIIVVLGIIGRVTLSYASGRLTSTMIRDMRNDMYTKLQQYSHHEYEKIGVPSLVTRMTSDAFVLMQFTEQVLRMGVVTPLMIIFSIVMILVTSPFLAWVVAVAIPFLIWVVAYVAIKTRPLSEKQQALLDKINQYVRENLTGLRVIRAFAREDFQEERFDTANVEYTKTSNRLFKLTGLTEPLFVQIIVAMIIAIVWFALKPLGSGSLQIGDLVAFIEYSFHALFSFLLFANLFTMYPRMAVSSSRIQEVMAMPISIDPNENGVTETKERGYLEFDNVTFAYPGETESPVLHSISFKASPGETIAFIGSTGSGKSSLVNLIPRFYDVTLGKILVDGVDVRDYNLKALRQKIGFIPQKALLFTGTIGDNLKYGKEDATIDDLRQAADIAQAKEFIESREEAFETHLAEGGSNLSGGQKQRLSIARAVVKDPEIYIFDDSFSALDYKTDAILRRRLKEVTGDSTVLIVAQRVGTIMDADQIIVLDEGEIVGRGTHDELMKSNAIYREIANSQLNQSATTEE; encoded by the coding sequence ATGGGCTACATTTGGTCTTACATCAAAAAATATCCTAAGTGGTTGTTTTTAGACCTTCTAGGAGCACTTCTCTTTGTTGTTGTTAATTTAGGAATGCCAACCATGCTGGCACGCATGATTGACCAAGGGGTCACCAAAGGCGACGCCAAGGCGATTTATTTTTGGGCTGGTATGATGGCAATTATCGTTGTCCTAGGGATTATTGGACGTGTCACGCTGAGCTATGCTTCTGGGCGTTTGACCTCAACTATGATTCGTGATATGCGAAATGACATGTACACCAAGTTACAGCAGTATTCGCACCATGAGTACGAAAAAATCGGTGTACCGTCACTTGTGACACGGATGACCAGTGACGCATTTGTTCTTATGCAGTTTACAGAGCAGGTGCTGCGTATGGGTGTGGTAACACCTTTGATGATTATCTTTAGTATCGTTATGATTTTGGTGACGAGCCCATTTTTAGCTTGGGTGGTGGCGGTTGCCATTCCATTTCTTATCTGGGTGGTTGCCTATGTCGCTATCAAGACACGCCCGCTGTCTGAAAAGCAACAAGCACTTTTAGATAAAATCAACCAGTATGTCCGTGAAAATCTGACAGGGCTTCGTGTTATCCGTGCCTTTGCTAGAGAGGATTTCCAAGAAGAGCGCTTTGATACGGCAAATGTTGAGTACACTAAGACGTCTAACCGCCTCTTTAAGCTGACAGGGCTGACCGAGCCACTCTTTGTGCAAATCATCGTTGCTATGATTATCGCTATTGTCTGGTTTGCCCTTAAACCGCTTGGTTCTGGCTCGCTTCAGATTGGGGACTTGGTTGCCTTTATCGAGTACAGTTTCCATGCACTCTTTTCATTCCTGCTCTTTGCCAATCTCTTTACCATGTATCCTCGTATGGCAGTTTCAAGTAGCCGTATCCAAGAGGTCATGGCGATGCCAATTTCCATTGATCCAAATGAAAATGGTGTCACAGAGACTAAGGAGCGTGGCTACCTTGAGTTTGACAATGTCACCTTTGCTTATCCAGGTGAGACCGAAAGCCCAGTGCTTCACAGTATCAGCTTTAAGGCAAGCCCTGGTGAGACTATTGCCTTCATCGGCTCAACTGGCTCAGGAAAATCATCCCTTGTCAACCTCATCCCACGTTTTTACGATGTGACTCTTGGGAAAATCTTGGTTGACGGTGTGGACGTCAGAGACTACAACCTCAAGGCGCTACGCCAAAAGATTGGTTTTATTCCGCAAAAAGCGCTGCTCTTTACAGGAACAATCGGGGATAACCTCAAGTATGGTAAGGAAGATGCGACAATTGATGACCTGCGTCAGGCAGCTGACATCGCTCAAGCCAAAGAATTTATCGAAAGCCGTGAGGAGGCTTTCGAGACTCATCTAGCCGAAGGGGGAAGCAACCTCTCAGGTGGTCAAAAGCAACGTCTCTCCATTGCTCGTGCGGTGGTCAAAGACCCTGAAATCTATATCTTTGACGACTCTTTCTCGGCCCTTGACTACAAGACCGACGCTATTTTACGCCGTCGTCTCAAGGAGGTCACTGGTGACAGTACCGTGCTTATCGTAGCACAACGTGTCGGAACCATCATGGACGCTGACCAAATCATCGTGCTTGACGAGGGCGAGATTGTCGGACGTGGCACACATGATGAGCTCATGAAATCCAACGCCATCTACCGTGAAATCGCTAACTCCCAACTCAACCAATCAGCGACTACAGAAGAATAG
- a CDS encoding DUF1149 family protein, with translation MELTREKEFVNQYHYDARNLEWEKENGTPETNFEVTFQLAERDEEAVRTSVVAVLQFMVVRDEFVISGAVSQLVHIKDRLIDAPKDFSQEEVQDLAAPLLDMVQRLTYEVTEIALDRPGLNLEFNS, from the coding sequence ATGGAACTTACCCGTGAAAAAGAATTTGTGAACCAATACCACTATGACGCTAGAAACCTAGAATGGGAAAAGGAAAATGGTACTCCAGAGACCAACTTTGAGGTCACTTTCCAACTAGCAGAGCGCGATGAAGAGGCTGTACGAACAAGTGTTGTGGCTGTCCTTCAATTCATGGTTGTCCGTGATGAGTTTGTCATTAGCGGTGCGGTGTCACAATTAGTTCACATCAAAGACCGTTTGATTGATGCACCAAAAGATTTTAGTCAAGAAGAAGTTCAAGACTTGGCGGCTCCTTTACTTGATATGGTGCAACGCTTAACCTATGAAGTTACAGAGATTGCCCTTGACCGTCCGGGCTTGAATTTGGAGTTTAACAGTTAA
- a CDS encoding ABC-F family ATP-binding cassette domain-containing protein, with the protein MSDFLVTHLTKSVGDKTVFKDISFIVHDLDRIGIIGVNGTGKTTLLDVISGEIGSDGDVSPFSCPNDYKIAYLTQEPQFDETKTVLETVLDSSLREMQLIRRYETLLAHYDDSKQAELETVMGEMDSLDAWSIESEVKTVLTKLGISDLTSRISDLSGGLRRRVQLAQVLLGEADLLLLDEPTNHLDIDTIAWLTTYLKTSKKTVVFITHDRYFLDNVATRIFELADSQMTEYQGNYQDYVRLRAEQDERDASTLHKKKQLYKQELSWMRTQPQARATKQQARINRFNDLKADLAKSTNKAELEVNFETSRIGKKVISFSHVDFAYENMPILSDFNLLIQNKDRIGIIGDNGVGKSTLLNLMTKRLEPSAGVVEIGETVRIGYFSQQLVDMDESKRVISYLQEVADEVKTSVGTTSVTELLEQFLFPRSTHGTVIAKLSGGEKKRLYLLRLLIEKPNVLLLDEPTNDLDIATLTVLEQFLQQFAGPVITVSHDRYFLDKVANKILAFENGTVREFFGNYTDYLDEKAFGVEILEKQVQAEKTSKVAKKEPSKKRMSYFEKQEWATIEEDISQLEERIEAIEAEMLTCGSDFTRLSDLQKELDEKNERLLEKYERYEYLSELEN; encoded by the coding sequence ATGAGTGATTTTTTAGTAACACACTTGACCAAGTCGGTTGGGGACAAGACTGTTTTTAAGGACATTTCCTTTATCGTTCATGACCTTGACCGGATTGGGATTATCGGTGTGAATGGTACGGGTAAGACGACACTTTTAGACGTCATTTCTGGTGAGATAGGATCTGACGGTGATGTGTCGCCTTTTTCATGCCCTAATGATTATAAGATTGCCTATTTGACACAGGAGCCACAGTTCGATGAGACTAAGACAGTGCTTGAGACTGTCCTTGACTCTAGTCTGCGTGAAATGCAGTTGATTCGTCGCTATGAGACGCTGCTTGCCCACTATGACGACAGCAAGCAAGCTGAGCTAGAGACGGTGATGGGAGAGATGGATAGTCTTGACGCTTGGTCCATTGAGAGTGAGGTTAAGACTGTTCTGACAAAACTTGGCATTTCAGATTTGACCAGTCGTATTTCAGACTTGTCTGGCGGACTTAGACGTCGTGTCCAGCTGGCGCAAGTCTTGCTGGGGGAGGCAGACTTGCTTCTACTCGATGAGCCGACCAACCACTTGGATATTGATACCATTGCTTGGTTGACGACTTATCTCAAGACCAGCAAGAAGACCGTTGTCTTTATCACCCACGACCGTTACTTTTTGGACAATGTGGCGACTCGTATTTTTGAATTGGCAGATAGTCAAATGACCGAATATCAGGGTAATTATCAAGACTATGTGCGCTTGCGAGCAGAGCAGGATGAGCGTGACGCTAGCACCCTGCACAAGAAAAAACAGCTCTACAAACAGGAGCTCTCATGGATGCGCACGCAACCGCAAGCCCGTGCCACAAAGCAACAAGCCCGTATCAATCGTTTTAATGACTTAAAAGCAGATTTGGCAAAATCAACCAATAAAGCAGAGCTAGAGGTCAACTTTGAGACCAGCCGTATCGGCAAAAAGGTCATCTCCTTTTCGCATGTGGACTTTGCTTATGAGAACATGCCTATTTTGTCTGACTTTAATCTCCTCATCCAAAACAAGGACCGTATCGGTATTATCGGAGACAATGGTGTCGGCAAGTCAACACTCCTTAATCTCATGACCAAGCGCCTAGAGCCTAGCGCAGGTGTGGTTGAGATTGGTGAGACGGTGCGTATCGGCTATTTCTCACAGCAGTTGGTGGATATGGATGAGTCAAAGCGTGTCATCAGCTACCTGCAAGAAGTCGCTGACGAGGTCAAGACAAGTGTCGGCACCACCAGTGTGACCGAGCTTTTAGAGCAGTTTTTATTCCCACGCTCAACGCACGGCACTGTGATTGCAAAGCTGTCTGGTGGTGAGAAAAAACGTCTGTATCTCTTGCGTCTCTTGATTGAAAAGCCAAACGTGCTGCTTTTAGACGAGCCGACAAATGATCTTGACATTGCAACGTTGACGGTTCTTGAGCAGTTCTTGCAGCAGTTTGCGGGTCCTGTCATCACGGTCAGTCACGACCGCTATTTCCTTGACAAGGTCGCCAATAAAATCCTAGCCTTTGAAAATGGTACGGTGCGTGAGTTTTTCGGCAATTACACAGACTATCTGGACGAAAAAGCCTTTGGGGTAGAAATCCTTGAAAAGCAAGTGCAGGCTGAAAAAACAAGCAAGGTCGCCAAAAAAGAGCCTAGCAAAAAACGCATGTCCTACTTTGAAAAGCAGGAGTGGGCAACCATTGAAGAGGACATCAGTCAGCTGGAGGAGCGCATAGAGGCGATTGAGGCTGAGATGTTAACCTGCGGTAGCGATTTTACACGCTTATCGGATTTGCAAAAAGAATTGGACGAGAAAAACGAGCGCTTGCTCGAAAAGTACGAGCGCTACGAGTATCTAAGTGAATTGGAAAATTAA
- a CDS encoding ISL3 family transposase, whose translation MEQLNLITNFLRIKDQNILITDEFDRGTHLELHGHLDYTAPKCPSCKGQMAKYDFQKASKIPYLETAGYPLLIRLRKRRFKCKECGKMAVAVNQKIAQLLIENQAMTHIAHRLSISTSSVIRKLNEFKFETDWNTLPEVMSWDEYAFKKGKMSFIAQDFNSLKVITILDGRTQATIRNHFLRYPRKVRNQVKVITMDMFSSYYKLARQLFPNAKIVLDLFHIVQHLSRAMNRLRIQIMNQFDRTSQEYRALKRYWKLIKQDSRKLSDKRFYRPMFRMHLTNKEILEKLLSYSDELRKHYELYQLLLFHFQEKNSDHFFDLIEQEIATVNPIFQTVFKTFLKDKDKVLNAMELPYSNAKLEATNNLIKDIKRQAFGFMNFKNFNKQ comes from the coding sequence ATGGAACAACTAAATCTTATCACAAATTTTCTCAGAATTAAAGACCAAAATATCCTTATCACTGATGAATTTGATAGGGGAACTCACTTAGAACTCCACGGTCACTTGGATTACACAGCCCCTAAATGTCCTTCTTGCAAGGGACAAATGGCAAAATACGATTTCCAGAAAGCCTCTAAAATCCCCTACTTAGAAACAGCTGGCTATCCCTTACTTATCCGCCTCAGAAAACGTCGTTTCAAGTGCAAAGAATGTGGGAAAATGGCTGTCGCTGTTAACCAGAAGATCGCCCAATTGCTCATCGAAAATCAAGCAATGACACATATCGCACACAGGCTATCCATCTCAACATCATCAGTTATTCGAAAACTCAATGAGTTCAAGTTTGAAACGGATTGGAATACCTTACCTGAGGTGATGAGCTGGGACGAGTATGCCTTCAAGAAGGGGAAGATGAGCTTTATCGCACAAGATTTCAACTCCCTAAAGGTCATTACCATTCTGGACGGAAGAACACAAGCAACCATCCGAAACCACTTTCTACGCTATCCTAGAAAGGTTAGAAATCAGGTCAAAGTTATTACCATGGATATGTTTAGTTCCTACTACAAATTGGCTAGACAGCTATTTCCAAACGCCAAGATAGTACTTGACCTCTTTCATATCGTGCAACACCTCAGCCGTGCTATGAACCGCCTTCGTATTCAAATTATGAATCAATTCGACAGAACATCGCAGGAATACCGAGCCTTGAAACGCTACTGGAAATTGATAAAACAAGATAGTCGTAAACTCAGCGATAAACGATTTTATCGCCCTATGTTTCGCATGCACTTGACTAACAAGGAAATTCTAGAAAAACTCCTATCTTACTCAGATGAACTACGAAAGCACTATGAACTCTACCAACTTCTCTTATTCCATTTCCAAGAGAAGAACTCAGACCATTTCTTTGACCTCATCGAGCAGGAAATAGCCACTGTTAATCCTATTTTCCAGACAGTATTTAAGACATTTCTAAAGGATAAAGACAAGGTTTTAAACGCCATGGAATTGCCTTATTCCAACGCAAAACTGGAAGCTACCAATAATCTCATCAAGGACATCAAGAGACAGGCTTTCGGGTTTATGAACTTTAAGAACTTTAACAAACAATGA
- the dapB gene encoding 4-hydroxy-tetrahydrodipicolinate reductase, whose amino-acid sequence MRIKVIIAGFTGRMGSAALDMVKKDEELELVALLSPTAEVDELDGVPVYQQKEDLVGIDADVWVDFTVPEVAYANTRFALENGFAPVVGTTGFTESEIEELIAFSAEKKLGGLIAPNFAIGAILLMEFAAKAAQYFPDLEIIELHHDQKKDAPSGTAIKTAELISQVRQAKHQGVPDETESLAGARGAEYDGFRIHSVRLPGLVAHQEVIFGAQGEGLTLRHDSYDRSSFMSGVNLGIKKVVTAQKLVYGLEKIL is encoded by the coding sequence ATGCGTATAAAAGTCATTATTGCAGGATTTACAGGGCGCATGGGAAGTGCTGCGCTTGATATGGTCAAAAAGGACGAGGAGCTTGAGCTCGTTGCCCTTTTGTCGCCTACAGCTGAAGTGGACGAGCTAGATGGTGTGCCTGTCTATCAGCAAAAAGAGGACTTGGTAGGGATTGATGCGGATGTCTGGGTGGACTTTACCGTACCAGAGGTCGCTTATGCCAATACCCGCTTTGCCCTTGAAAATGGCTTTGCTCCTGTCGTTGGCACAACTGGCTTTACAGAAAGTGAGATAGAAGAGCTGATTGCTTTTTCAGCTGAGAAAAAGCTGGGTGGCTTGATTGCTCCAAACTTTGCCATTGGTGCGATTTTGCTCATGGAGTTTGCAGCGAAAGCAGCGCAGTATTTCCCAGACCTTGAGATTATCGAGCTACATCATGACCAGAAAAAAGATGCTCCGAGCGGAACAGCTATCAAGACAGCGGAGCTTATCTCGCAGGTGAGACAGGCAAAACACCAAGGTGTCCCTGACGAAACGGAGTCTCTAGCAGGAGCTCGTGGGGCAGAGTACGATGGTTTTCGTATTCATAGCGTGCGCTTGCCAGGGCTTGTCGCCCATCAAGAGGTTATCTTTGGTGCGCAAGGTGAGGGGCTGACGCTTCGCCATGATTCTTATGACAGAAGCTCCTTTATGAGTGGCGTCAATCTGGGTATCAAGAAAGTTGTCACAGCGCAAAAATTAGTTTATGGTTTGGAAAAAATATTATGA